Proteins from a genomic interval of Liolophura sinensis isolate JHLJ2023 chromosome 3, CUHK_Ljap_v2, whole genome shotgun sequence:
- the LOC135463902 gene encoding neuronal acetylcholine receptor subunit alpha-10-like, protein MENMATFIFVIGLFVAGTLADSNGDFYYDISALHKQLLAGYDKNVLPKETLDQGVKVSLDFTLIQLDDVEEDEGEVGVTVWLSQSWHDSRLRWDSNLHHGLEKVAFPQDAIWIPDVTLYNGVHAPEKLNDNAIIVKQDGTVIFVPALRLRASCPISENSVNVTCIFKLGSWVHDTSYVDVEPGKKHMEVSDLYTNPKWGVHYVQGERKAEKYDCCPSTYSSVEFSVQFLRKE, encoded by the exons ATGGAGAACATGGCTACCTTCATCTTCGTGATTGGTTTGTTCGTGGCTGGGACGCTGGCAGACTCAAACGG TGACTTCTACTATGACATATCCGCGCTGCACAAGCAGCTGTTAGCCGGCTACGACAAGAATGTTCTGCCAAAAGAGACCCTCGACCAAGGGGTCAAGGTCAGTCTCGACTTCACCCTGATTCAACTGGACGATGTAGAAGAAGACGAGGGGGAAGTGGGCGTGACCGTCTGGCTATCTCAG TCCTGGCACGACTCTCGGTTGCGATGGGACAGCAATCTTCATCACGGCCTGGAGAAAGTGGCTTTTCCCCAGGACGCGATTTGGATTCCAGATGTCACTCTTTACAATGG gGTTCACGCACCCGAGAAACTGAATGACAACGCCATTATCGTAAAACAGGACGGTACGGTCATCTTCGTGCCCGCTCTGCGCCTGCGCGCCTCGTGTCCAATCTCGGAGAATTCTGTTAACGTCACCTGCATCTTTAAATTAGGCTCCTGGGTCCATGACACTTCATATGTAGACGTCGAACCCGGTAAGAAACACATGGAGGTGTCAGATCTGTACACAAATCCAAAATGGGGGGTGCACTATGTACAAGGCGAACGTAAGGCAGAGAAGTACGACTGCTGTCCCTCGACCTACAGTTCTGTGGAATTCTCAGTACAGTTTCTAAGGAAAGAATAA